One part of the Nymphaea colorata isolate Beijing-Zhang1983 chromosome 8, ASM883128v2, whole genome shotgun sequence genome encodes these proteins:
- the LOC116259359 gene encoding NAD-dependent protein deacetylase SRT1-like isoform X1, with the protein MSLGYAERLSYREDVGKVGMAEVFDPPDVMQKKIQELAVLIQQSKHLVAFTGAGISTSSGIPDFRGPTGIWTLQRAGKDLPEASLPFHRAMPSLTHMALVQLEKAGILKFLISQNVDNLHLRSGIPREKLAELHGNCFRELCPKCGAEYIRDFEVETIGMKETSRRCSVPKCGGKLKDTVLDWEDALPPAEMIPATKHCKMADMVLCLGTSLQITPACNLPLKCLRSGGKIIIVNLQPTPKDKKAVLVIHAEVDKIIAGVMSFLNLWIPPYIRVDLVQLTLSHSPKRGKFVKWTLRISSIDGQKAPLPFLKSVEICFPERLDMKKALLSNQPFSLTRETIRSRAFKMVMQLNFVEGCGCSYIMMEKTVNFLESPQGFSNDKNSVLQQLKDAAFVDSQCGQHAMVERKFSSKPNAEMTMHAIVTSNLRHNEGQMVEQPERMLLFRQSAPKALKENVSEISSMGFEMNNQPVFLKEAAVTEDNSILSFMTDDVPTILTEAFIGTGNRDHLRYNEPMILGASEVTNSNLKMMEMNGAVFAYNSASKRPKLE; encoded by the exons ATGTCATTGGGCTACGCGGAGAGGCTCTCCTATAGGGAGGATGTTGGCAAAGTCGGAATGGCTGAGGTCTTCGACCCGCCAGACGTCATGCAAAAGAAG ATTCAAGAACTTGCCGTGTTGATACAACAG AGCAAGCATTTGGTTGCATTTACAGGTGCAGGTATATCAACTTCCAGTGGCATACCTGACTTTCGGGGTCCTACAGGAATTTGGACTCTTCAG CGAGCAGGAAAAGATTTGCCAGAAGCATCACTACCATTTCATCGTGCAATGCCGAGTTTAACTCATATGGCACTAGTTCAGTTGGAGAAAGCTGGTATTTTGAAGTTTCTTATTAGTCAg AATGTTGATAATCTTCACCTTCGATCTGGCATTCCAAGGGAAAAACTGGCTGAGTTGCATGGAAATTGCTTCAGAGAGCTTTGCCCCAAGTGTGGTGCCGA ATATATTCGTGACTTTGAGGTGGAAACAATTGGAATGAAAGAGACTTCTCGGCGCTGTTCTGTTCCAAAATGTGGAGGGAAACTAAAGGATACTGTTCTTGACTGGGAG GATGCTTTGCCTCCGGCTGAAATGATTCCTGCAACAAAACACTGTAAGATGGCTGACATGGTTTTGTGCCTGGGAACCAG TTTGCAGATTACCCCTGCTTGCAACTTGCCTCTAAAATGCCTTCGCAGTGGTGGAAAGATTATTATTGTAAACCTTCAG CCAACTCCAAAGGATAAGAAAGCAGTTTTGGTGATACATGCAGAGGTTGATAAG ATTATTGCAGGTGTTATGTCCTTTCTTAATTTATGGATCCCACCATATATTCGAGTAGATCTTGTTCAGCTTACTCTGTCTCACTCGCCCAAAC GGGGTAAATTTGTTAAGTGGACTCTGAGGATTTCAAGCATAGATGGACAAAAGGCTCCACTGCCTTTCCTGAAATCGGTTGAG ATATGCTTCCCAGAAAGGCTGGACATGAAAAAGGCACTTCTGAGCAATCAGCCATTCTCTTTAACAAG AGAAACTATTAGGTCAAGAGCCTTTAAAATGGTAATGCAGCTCAATTTTGTGGAAGGGTGTGGATGTTCATATATTATGATGGAAAAGACAGTAAATTTTCTG GAGTCCCCTCAAGGTTTCAGTAATGACAAGAATTCTGTCCTCCAACAACTAAAAGATGCAGCATTTGTGGATTCGCAATGTGGTCAGCATGCTATGgtagaaagaaaattttcttcaaagcCCAATGCTGAAATGACTATGCATGCCATTGTTACAAGCAACTTGAGACACAATGAAGGACAGATGGTCGAGCAACCAGAAAGAATGCTCCTCTTCAGGCAAAGTGCACCAAAAGCTCTTAAAGAAAACGTCTCTGAAATCAGCAGCATGGGATTTGAGATGAATAATCAGCCAGTATTCCTCAAGGAAGCTGCTGTGACTGAAGACAACAGCATATTGAGTTTCATGACAGATGATGTGCCAACGATTCTTACAGAAGCTTTCATAGGAACTGGCAATAGAGACCATTTGAGGTATAATGAACCAATGATCCTGGGTGCATCTGAAGTTACTAACAGCAACTTGAAAATGATGGAGATGAATGGGGCTGTATTTGCTTACAATAGCGCTTCAAAGCGGCCAAAGTTGGAATGA
- the LOC116259607 gene encoding nuclear transcription factor Y subunit B-6-like yields MRRVLPGHAKISDDAKETVQDCVSEYISIVTREANRRCQLEQRKTITADDVLWAMRKLGLDDYVEPLSVYLHKFREAEQMPSPRPVIRKEAGPVSAGGFLRHPRHLQQLPHAMRGGGNGVGGACSGGGLFYKDFENTGGPGGGGMF; encoded by the exons ATGAGGAGGGTGCTGCCCGGACACGCCAAGATCTCCGATGATGCAAAAGAGACCGTTCAG GACTGCGTGTCGGAGTACATATCGATCGTCACCAGGGAGGCCAACCGGCGGTGCCAGCTCGAGCAGAGGAAGACGATCACCGCAGATGACGTGCTCTGGGCGATGAGGAAGCTCGGCCTGGACGACTACGTCGAGCCCCTCAGCGTGTACCTGCACAAGTTCAGGGAGGCCGAGCAGATGCCGTCCCCAAGGCCTGTCATCCGGAAGGAGGCCGGACCCGTGAGTGCCGGTGGCTTCCTCCGCCACCCTCGTCACCTCCAGCAGCTCCCCCATGCCATGCGCGGTGGTGGCAATGGCGTCGGCGGCGCCTGCAGTGGCGGAGGTCTTTTCTACAAAGACTTTGAGAACACCGGCGGCCCTGGCGGTGGAGGCATGTTCTGA
- the LOC116259380 gene encoding tubulin alpha-3 chain-like: protein MRECISIHIGQAGIQVGNACWELYCLEHGIQPDGQMPSDTTVGGGDDAFNTFFSETGAGKHVPRAIFVDLEPTVIDEVRTGTYRQLFHPEQLISGKEDAANNFARGHYTIGKEIVDLCLDRIRKLADNCTGLQGFLVFNAVGGGTGSGLGSLLLERLSVDYGKKSKLGFTVYPSPQVSTAVVEPYNSVLSTHSLLEHTDVAVLLDNEAIYDICRRSLDIERPTYTNLNRLVSQVISSLTASLRFDGALNVDITEFQTNLVPYPRIHFMLSSYAPVISAEKAYHEQLSVAEITNSAFEPSSMMAKCDPRHGKYMACCLMYRGDVVPKDVNAAVATIKTKRTIQFVDWCPTGFKCGINYQPPTVVPGGDLAKVQRAVCMISNSTSVAEVFSRIDHKFDLMYAKRAFVHWYVGEGMEEGEFSEAREDLAALEKDYEEVGAEFDGEEGDEGDEY, encoded by the exons ATGAGAGAGTGCATCTCGATTCACATCGGTCAGGCCGGCATTCAGGTCGGGAACGCCTGCTGGGAGCTTTACTGTCTCGAGCACGGCATCCAG CCTGATGGACAAATGCCCAGCGACACAACTGTAGGAGGCGGTGATGATGCCTTCAATACATTTTTCAGCGAGACCGGTGCAGGAAAACACGTTCCCCGTGCAATTTTCGTTGACTTGGAGCCCACCGTAATCGACGAAGTGAGGACCGGAACATACCGCCAGCTCTTCCACCCGGAGCAACTCATCAGCGGCAAAGAAGATGCTGCCAACAACTTCGCCCGTGGCCACTATACCA TTGGCAAGGAGATCGTGGACCTTTGCTTGGACCGCATCCGCAAGCTTGCGGATAACTGCACCGGCCTCCAAGGGTTCCTGGTTTTCAATGCCGTCGGCGGTGGCACCGGCTCCGGCCTTGGCTCGCTCCTCCTGGAACGTCTGTCCGTGgactatggaaagaaatccaAGCTCGGCTTCACTGTTTATCCTTCACCTCAGGTGTCCACGGCCGTCGTTGAGCCTTACAACAGTGTCCTCTCCACTCACTCGCTTCTCGAGCACACGGACGTCGCCGTCCTGCTCGACAACGAAGCCATCTATGACATCTGCAGGCGATCCCTCGACATCGAGCGCCCAACCTACACCAACTTGAACCGGCTTGTCTCGCAGGTCATCTCTTCATTGACGGCATCCCTCCGCTTCGATGGCGCACTCAACGTCGACATCACGGAGTTCCAGACCAACCTGGTGCCTTACCCCAGGATCCACTTCATGCTGTCCTCCTATGCGCCGGTGATCTCTGCCGAGAAGGCCTACCACGAGCAGCTGTCTGTGGCGGAGATCACCAACAGCGCGTTCGAGCCATCGTCCATGATGGCCAAGTGCGACCCTCGCCACGGCAAGTACATGGCCTGCTGCCTCATGTACAGGGGAGACGTCGTGCCCAAGGACGTGAACGCCGCCGTGGCCACGATCAAGACCAAGAGGACCATACAGTTCGTCGACTGGTGCCCGACCGGTTTCAAGTGCGGGATCAATTACCAGCCACCAACGGTGGTTCCTGGCGGTGACCTTGCGAAGGTGCAGAGGGCTGTGTGCATGATCTCCAACTCTACCAGCGTGGCGGAGGTGTTCTCCCGCATCGACCACAAGTTCGATCTTATGTACGCCAAGCGCGCGTTCGTGCACTGGTACGTTGGTGAGGGTATGGAAGAGGGCGAGTTCTCGGAGGCTCGGGAGGACCTGGCCGCGCTGGAGAAGGACTACGAAGAGGTCGGGGCGGAGTTCGACGGTGAGGAGGGCGATGAAGGGGATGAGTACTGA
- the LOC116258378 gene encoding tRNA (guanine(9)-N1)-methyltransferase gives MGEVVESEIPNGDAANGDGAPPEEPSAEAGELPLSKSARKRLLKQQRREEKKAEKKKAAKEEKRRKAEERRREWQEKISSVATEEERAAIEESRLAARRERMEARAGERERKRQKLTKGMEEGQRIVVDLDFPGLMAPAEINSLMQQIMYCYAVNGRCDSPCHLCLTGCTGEIATQLQRLPGYDKWLIRKESKPYPEVFHDQKDSLVYLTADSDNVLEELDPSKIYIIGGLVDRNRWKGITMKKAKEDGIKTAKLPISDYLKMSTSMVLTVNQVVEILLRFLETKDWKNSFFQVIPQRKRCEAEGDEEEDEYDGEMKKICIEKSPEELE, from the exons ATGGGCGAGGTCGTGGAGAGTGAGATCCCGAACGGCGACGCCGCCAACGGAGATGGTGCTCCGCCGGAGGAGCCGTCAGCGGAGGCGGGTGAACTGCCCCTCTCGAAGAGCGCGAGGAAGAGGCTGCTGAAGCAGCAGAGACgggaggagaagaaggcggagaagaagaaggcggcGAAGGAGGAGAAGCGGAGGAAGGCGGAGGAGAGGCGGAGGGAGTGGCAGGAGAAGATTTCGTCAGTGGCGACGGAGGAGGAGAGGGCTGCGATTGAGGAGTCAAGGCTGGCGGCTCGAAGGGAGAGGATGGAGGCGAGGGCTGGGGAGAGGGAGCGGAAGAGGCAGAAGCTGACAAAGGGAATGGAGGAAGGGCAGAGGATTGTCGTCGACCTCGACTTCCCGGGACTCATGGCGCCTGCGGAGATCAACAGCCTTATGCAACAG ATTATGTATTGTTATGCAGTTAATGGGAGATGTGACTCACCATGTCATCTTTGCCTGACGGGATGCACTGGCGAAATCGCAACTCAGTTGCAAAGGCTCCCTGGGTATGATAAGTGGTTGATCCGAAAGGAGAGCAAGCCATATCCGGAGGTATTCCATGATCAGAAAGATAGTTTGGTGTACCTTACAGCAGATTCAGACAATGTGCTTGAAGAACTTGACCCAAGCAAAATCTATATTATTGGGGgattagttgatcgaaatcgaTGGAAAGGAATAACCATGAAGAAAGCAAAGGAAGATGGGATCAAAACAGCAAAACTTCCCATCTCAGACTACCTTAAAATGTCAACATCCATG GTCTTGACTGTGAATCAAGTGGTTGAAATACTTCTGCGCTTCTTGGAAACCAAAGACTGGAAGAATTCCTTTTTTCAGGTCATACCTCAAAGGAAAAGGTGTGAGGCTGaaggtgatgaagaagaagatgaatatgatggtgaaatgaagaaaatatgtaTTGAGAAATCTCCTGAGGAATTAGa GTGA
- the LOC116259132 gene encoding E3 ubiquitin-protein ligase RZF1-like: MATTCRLAPFFFPSFSSSSSSSSFLMYKSPFASPSDSHHQSSPSESSSFSRNRTRTISFMSRNNGRVITVYRLHWCYQCHQMVRIHSDRDAICPRCYGGFVYEIDRRTRALIDLDDFEPTYSAADQLLDAISSIFQPSSPPRPAPRRTRRRVGTAVASRGGSDHVIDRDGQHREPWPGLGGASIYPQLLLRPNNNAPPAGGRAAAAGAVPTTAGPSPGDYFIGPGLHELIEELTHNDRPGPPPAPQSAIDALPTVALTERHLVADSECPVCKEDFEAGGLVREMPCAHIFHSDCIVPWLELHNSCPVCRYVLPSGTGGGGSSSTPSPPRASLPEGVGTLNRSREEEAAFAGHEERVALGGGYSHDQHVNLSRPWNFFWHLWAHRPLNSNYGYQRQQNSRSGNGGSWNSLWSYLGWPLID, translated from the coding sequence ATGGCAACGACGTGTAGACTTGcacccttcttcttcccttccttttcttcttcttcttcctccagcTCCTTTCTTATGTATAAATCTCCATTTGCCTCACCATCGGATTCCCATCATCAATCGTCTCCATCAgagtcttcttccttttcaagaAACAGAACTAGAACGATAAGCTTCATGTCCAGGAACAACGGCAGGGTCATCACGGTTTACCGGCTGCACTGGTGCTACCAGTGCCATCAGATGGTTCGCATTCACTCCGATAGGGACGCCATTTGTCCTCGTTGCTACGGCGGGTTCGTCTACGAGATTGACCGCCGAACCAGGGCTTTGATCGACTTGGACGATTTTGAGCCGACCTACTCCGCCGCCGACCAACTCCTAGACGCCATCTCTTCCATTTTCCAGCCTTCCTCCCCGCCTAGGCCGGCACCGAGGAGAACAAGAAGGCGGGTGGGCACGGCCGTTGCCAGCCGCGGCGGATCCGACCATGTCATTGATCGAGACGGCCAACATCGAGAACCATGGCCAGGATTAGGAGGCGCCTCCATTTATCCCCAACTTTTGTTGCGTCCCAATAATAACGCGCCACCGGCCGGCGGTCGAGCTGCTGCCGCCGGTGCTGTTCCTACCACCGCCGGACCCAGCCCAGGTGATTATTTCATAGGTCCCGGGCTCCACGAACTGATAGAAGAGCTCACCCACAACGACCGGCCCGGCCCTCCTCCGGCGCCGCAATCTGCCATCGATGCGCTGCCCACCGTCGCGCTCACCGAGAGGCACTTGGTCGCCGACTCAGAATGCCCCGTTTGCAAGGAAGATTTCGAGGCCGGCGGCCTGGTCAGGGAGATGCCCTGCGCCCATATCTTCCATTCTGACTGCATAGTCCCGTGGCTAGAGCTGCACAATTCCTGCCCCGTCTGCCGCTACGTTCTGCCGTCCGGCACAGGCGGCGGCGGCTCTTCCTCCACCCCCTCCCCTCCCCGCGCTTCCCTTCCCGAAGGGGTGGGAACTCTAAACCGTTCGAGGGAGGAGGAAGCCGCTTTCGCCGGCCATGAGGAGCGCGTGGCTTTAGGTGGCGGTTATTCTCATGATCAGCACGTTAATCTTAGTAGACCTTGGAATTTCTTCTGGCACCTGTGGGCTCATCGGCCATTGAACTCCAACTATGGATACCAGCGGCAGCAAAATAGCCGTTCGGGAAATGGCGGATCATGGAACTCCCTGTGGAGCTATCTCGGATGGCCGCTCATTGATTAG
- the LOC116259359 gene encoding NAD-dependent protein deacetylase SRT1-like isoform X2, with translation MPSLTHMALVQLEKAGILKFLISQNVDNLHLRSGIPREKLAELHGNCFRELCPKCGAEYIRDFEVETIGMKETSRRCSVPKCGGKLKDTVLDWEDALPPAEMIPATKHCKMADMVLCLGTSLQITPACNLPLKCLRSGGKIIIVNLQPTPKDKKAVLVIHAEVDKIIAGVMSFLNLWIPPYIRVDLVQLTLSHSPKRGKFVKWTLRISSIDGQKAPLPFLKSVEICFPERLDMKKALLSNQPFSLTRETIRSRAFKMVMQLNFVEGCGCSYIMMEKTVNFLESPQGFSNDKNSVLQQLKDAAFVDSQCGQHAMVERKFSSKPNAEMTMHAIVTSNLRHNEGQMVEQPERMLLFRQSAPKALKENVSEISSMGFEMNNQPVFLKEAAVTEDNSILSFMTDDVPTILTEAFIGTGNRDHLRYNEPMILGASEVTNSNLKMMEMNGAVFAYNSASKRPKLE, from the exons ATGCCGAGTTTAACTCATATGGCACTAGTTCAGTTGGAGAAAGCTGGTATTTTGAAGTTTCTTATTAGTCAg AATGTTGATAATCTTCACCTTCGATCTGGCATTCCAAGGGAAAAACTGGCTGAGTTGCATGGAAATTGCTTCAGAGAGCTTTGCCCCAAGTGTGGTGCCGA ATATATTCGTGACTTTGAGGTGGAAACAATTGGAATGAAAGAGACTTCTCGGCGCTGTTCTGTTCCAAAATGTGGAGGGAAACTAAAGGATACTGTTCTTGACTGGGAG GATGCTTTGCCTCCGGCTGAAATGATTCCTGCAACAAAACACTGTAAGATGGCTGACATGGTTTTGTGCCTGGGAACCAG TTTGCAGATTACCCCTGCTTGCAACTTGCCTCTAAAATGCCTTCGCAGTGGTGGAAAGATTATTATTGTAAACCTTCAG CCAACTCCAAAGGATAAGAAAGCAGTTTTGGTGATACATGCAGAGGTTGATAAG ATTATTGCAGGTGTTATGTCCTTTCTTAATTTATGGATCCCACCATATATTCGAGTAGATCTTGTTCAGCTTACTCTGTCTCACTCGCCCAAAC GGGGTAAATTTGTTAAGTGGACTCTGAGGATTTCAAGCATAGATGGACAAAAGGCTCCACTGCCTTTCCTGAAATCGGTTGAG ATATGCTTCCCAGAAAGGCTGGACATGAAAAAGGCACTTCTGAGCAATCAGCCATTCTCTTTAACAAG AGAAACTATTAGGTCAAGAGCCTTTAAAATGGTAATGCAGCTCAATTTTGTGGAAGGGTGTGGATGTTCATATATTATGATGGAAAAGACAGTAAATTTTCTG GAGTCCCCTCAAGGTTTCAGTAATGACAAGAATTCTGTCCTCCAACAACTAAAAGATGCAGCATTTGTGGATTCGCAATGTGGTCAGCATGCTATGgtagaaagaaaattttcttcaaagcCCAATGCTGAAATGACTATGCATGCCATTGTTACAAGCAACTTGAGACACAATGAAGGACAGATGGTCGAGCAACCAGAAAGAATGCTCCTCTTCAGGCAAAGTGCACCAAAAGCTCTTAAAGAAAACGTCTCTGAAATCAGCAGCATGGGATTTGAGATGAATAATCAGCCAGTATTCCTCAAGGAAGCTGCTGTGACTGAAGACAACAGCATATTGAGTTTCATGACAGATGATGTGCCAACGATTCTTACAGAAGCTTTCATAGGAACTGGCAATAGAGACCATTTGAGGTATAATGAACCAATGATCCTGGGTGCATCTGAAGTTACTAACAGCAACTTGAAAATGATGGAGATGAATGGGGCTGTATTTGCTTACAATAGCGCTTCAAAGCGGCCAAAGTTGGAATGA